In the Kribbella sp. NBC_00482 genome, one interval contains:
- a CDS encoding outer membrane protein assembly factor BamB family protein: MELRARWDDLVPGSASLADELVARYVERTRRAYRDHYLGIVLTALDSFIQLSTDPTSVRLAAWFHRAVHEPGGTPSEDAEASARLAERLLPQYGVPPIRIAEVARLIRLTGDLAMPPPDAYAPPRRDANGDVLLDAVNAILASDPSRYAVHTAEVRRDAGERKIALESRYDEVRELLDGHLYRTQLARQRLSPVARVNLEAELAGLDSELPAPWRGWQQAALTATATFTAIAAAVVAIAASGASWQTPAAQGEVGWPTVALAVLSFFSAPVLFRCARSASQRARLIAGAVLAIALTGLLIAWARAPRTNVAVGVGLRVPLLISALVLLLVAGAAALVASLLRTRTARFLPARNLGQQLSWLAVPGAVALILLLIVQPLSRGYVLSSNERVEGTPRDAGKASPSVLDGSVAWVSDSVAGTGAEEAIGTRYGVAVPRPNGVVEMLDAATGALRWRYSRSDSDEKPVIAATGNGDYVLAQFADVGYLLLDANTGRRKAAWPGRTRDRFILQTQPLLTGERSGKLHGVDPGGHERWTYDSGDCTELGAIATAETVLTFVSHTCDDRPDEMTALDVQTGKKLWTRTSADTYRRPVVVAGLVVVAEPGGDSDVPAALTAIEPRTGDIRWRWNVPKSWACRTLLNAAGKYLIVVDCPGPSTQENRRSVVTAIDANTGLTAWQTLAPVSPRTKVTVTADGRVISLGRGSAGCVANVVSRAGFRQVRLPTGISCSRDPRAVGNLVLASGPNTVIALR, encoded by the coding sequence GTGGAGCTCCGGGCGCGGTGGGACGACCTGGTGCCCGGGTCTGCCTCGCTCGCGGACGAGCTGGTCGCGCGGTACGTCGAACGCACCCGGCGCGCGTACCGTGACCACTACCTCGGCATCGTCCTGACCGCGCTGGACTCGTTCATCCAGCTCTCCACGGACCCCACCAGCGTCCGGCTCGCCGCCTGGTTCCACCGCGCCGTCCACGAGCCCGGCGGCACCCCGTCCGAGGACGCCGAGGCTTCGGCCCGGCTCGCGGAGCGCCTCCTCCCGCAGTACGGCGTACCGCCGATCCGGATCGCCGAGGTCGCCCGGCTGATCCGCCTCACCGGTGACCTCGCCATGCCGCCACCGGACGCCTACGCCCCACCCCGCCGCGACGCGAACGGCGACGTACTGCTGGACGCCGTCAACGCCATCCTCGCCTCCGACCCCAGCCGGTACGCCGTACACACGGCCGAGGTACGGCGCGACGCCGGCGAGCGCAAGATCGCACTCGAGAGCCGGTACGACGAAGTCCGCGAACTGCTCGACGGCCACCTCTACCGCACGCAGCTCGCGCGGCAACGCCTCAGCCCGGTCGCTCGGGTCAACCTGGAGGCAGAGCTCGCCGGACTGGACAGTGAGCTCCCAGCGCCGTGGCGCGGTTGGCAACAAGCCGCACTGACTGCCACGGCAACCTTTACGGCCATCGCGGCCGCGGTGGTCGCGATCGCCGCGTCCGGTGCGTCCTGGCAAACCCCGGCAGCACAAGGCGAGGTCGGCTGGCCAACAGTTGCACTGGCTGTCCTCTCCTTCTTCAGTGCACCAGTGCTCTTCCGCTGCGCCCGTAGCGCCAGCCAGCGCGCCCGCCTCATCGCAGGCGCCGTACTGGCGATTGCTCTGACCGGACTGCTCATCGCCTGGGCCCGAGCGCCGAGAACCAACGTGGCCGTCGGCGTGGGACTCCGCGTCCCGTTGCTGATCTCCGCACTGGTCCTGCTGCTGGTCGCTGGAGCAGCAGCCCTCGTAGCCTCACTCCTTCGCACACGGACGGCTCGCTTCCTCCCGGCGCGCAACCTCGGTCAGCAACTCTCCTGGCTCGCCGTGCCGGGAGCAGTCGCCCTGATCCTGCTGCTGATCGTCCAGCCCCTGTCTCGCGGCTACGTGCTCAGCTCCAACGAGCGGGTCGAGGGAACGCCGCGCGACGCCGGCAAGGCCAGCCCGTCGGTCCTCGACGGCAGCGTCGCGTGGGTGAGCGACTCCGTCGCGGGCACCGGCGCAGAAGAAGCGATCGGCACCAGGTACGGCGTCGCGGTCCCCCGCCCCAACGGTGTGGTCGAGATGCTCGACGCGGCCACCGGTGCGCTGCGCTGGCGGTACAGCCGCTCCGACTCCGACGAGAAGCCCGTGATCGCAGCCACCGGCAACGGCGACTACGTGCTCGCGCAGTTCGCCGACGTCGGCTACCTGTTGCTCGACGCGAACACAGGTCGCCGCAAGGCCGCGTGGCCCGGTCGTACGCGAGACCGGTTCATCCTGCAGACCCAACCCCTCCTGACCGGCGAGCGCTCCGGCAAGCTGCACGGCGTCGATCCAGGCGGTCATGAGCGCTGGACCTACGACTCCGGCGACTGCACGGAGCTGGGCGCCATCGCCACTGCCGAGACCGTGCTCACCTTCGTCAGCCACACTTGCGACGACCGGCCGGACGAGATGACCGCGCTGGACGTCCAGACGGGCAAGAAGCTGTGGACCAGGACCTCCGCGGACACCTACCGCCGCCCGGTCGTCGTAGCCGGTCTGGTCGTCGTGGCTGAGCCCGGCGGCGACTCCGACGTACCGGCCGCGCTGACTGCGATCGAGCCGCGCACCGGCGACATCCGCTGGCGCTGGAACGTCCCGAAGTCCTGGGCCTGCCGCACGCTGCTGAACGCGGCCGGGAAGTACCTGATCGTCGTCGACTGCCCCGGGCCGAGTACCCAGGAGAACCGGCGGTCCGTCGTCACCGCGATCGACGCGAACACCGGTCTGACCGCCTGGCAGACCCTGGCACCGGTGAGCCCGCGGACAAAGGTCACCGTGACCGCCGACGGACGTGTCATCTCGCTCGGCCGCGGCTCCGCCGGCTGCGTCGCGAACGTCGTCAGCCGGGCCGGATTCCGGCAGGTCAGGCTGCCCACCGGCATCTCCTGCAGCCGTGACCCGCGCGCCGTCGGCAACCTGGTCCTCGCCTCCGGACCGAACACCGTCATCGCCCTGCGCTAG
- a CDS encoding outer membrane protein assembly factor BamB family protein gives MDLRDRWNRLLPHAQPLGDDLLARYAEQHRHYHDQQHLTEVLQTVDELAEYADDPDTVRLAAWFHDAIYDPQADPGENEEVSAQLAELELAAYGVEAARVEEIGRLVRLTAKHDCAADDRNGAVLCDADLRILSLAAARYDEYAAGIRQEYAHVADRDFARGRMSFLRSLSQTQLYVTPRGHEEWERPARENLTREVGSLGPRAARPIGGLVPVIYFGAALGAVVASSVLLGRGLGAAAKWPADPSDIGGFPVWAPIAGTAAAAALACAWFRRSQQRLVTVPAIVFAAVGLIAIGVCWWRWPVAQPGAAMSERWPYLLLASVALVLAGALLALARRLRLAPPYAQAPPRWLGVGSTAVCGALLAWVVVSAGEPFVQARLETANTVSTTTTAQPTQLPVQLDGTLAWSREVPATGAITGTAGGVAELRSDGVVMSDAATGQIRWRYARADVQDAASSGAKGLVVSADGRTIVAHLPRSEYREPAGIKLPTYAVLNAVSGEVLTEVDTDGTALAVDSNQLLVAEGNYVVAHGVSSPTHWRAQVRCHVTQGELVGDQAVVVDACAGNSAVVRGLDIKTGAQRWEVDLGTRIDLSAELDPSTWVGELVAVPDTREVSGLIWTAAAGGTLYQWSVDIGEGHVMWTTPVPGTPRPRLGSSSCDAQLAATHASLVLITCRTGNEPGQPQTYDVSSSSPADGTPQWHHLLQVPPRLQQPEYPRNGFGLLPDGRVVTLMPQPNGSCSPVMIGTTGIQSRPILPSPNTQSVAKSEEVTCNKPAVTVAAARPIFSDGTRLFALN, from the coding sequence ATGGACCTGCGCGACCGGTGGAATCGCCTGCTGCCGCACGCGCAGCCGTTGGGCGACGACCTGCTGGCTCGTTACGCAGAGCAACATCGCCATTATCACGACCAGCAGCACCTGACCGAGGTCCTGCAGACCGTCGACGAGCTGGCCGAGTACGCCGACGACCCGGACACGGTCCGGCTGGCAGCCTGGTTCCACGACGCGATCTACGACCCGCAGGCAGACCCCGGCGAGAACGAGGAAGTCTCGGCCCAGCTGGCCGAGCTCGAGCTGGCGGCGTACGGCGTCGAGGCCGCGCGGGTCGAGGAGATCGGGCGCCTCGTCCGGCTGACCGCGAAGCACGACTGCGCCGCGGACGACCGCAACGGCGCGGTGCTCTGCGACGCCGACCTGCGGATCCTGAGCCTGGCGGCAGCGCGGTACGACGAGTACGCCGCCGGGATCCGGCAGGAGTACGCGCACGTCGCCGACCGGGACTTCGCCCGCGGCCGGATGTCGTTCCTGCGGAGCCTGAGCCAGACGCAGTTGTACGTGACCCCGCGGGGCCACGAGGAATGGGAACGACCGGCCAGGGAGAACCTGACCCGGGAGGTCGGGTCACTGGGCCCTAGGGCGGCCCGGCCGATCGGCGGGCTGGTCCCGGTCATCTACTTCGGTGCTGCTCTCGGTGCTGTCGTCGCCTCCTCGGTCCTGCTCGGCCGTGGCCTCGGAGCGGCCGCCAAGTGGCCGGCCGACCCGTCCGACATCGGCGGCTTCCCGGTCTGGGCCCCGATCGCCGGCACCGCGGCGGCTGCCGCACTGGCCTGTGCGTGGTTCCGGCGATCCCAGCAGCGCCTCGTGACAGTCCCGGCGATCGTCTTCGCCGCGGTCGGCCTGATCGCGATCGGCGTGTGCTGGTGGCGCTGGCCGGTCGCTCAGCCCGGTGCTGCCATGTCGGAGCGCTGGCCGTACCTGCTCCTCGCTTCCGTTGCACTCGTCCTGGCCGGCGCATTACTGGCGCTAGCACGACGGCTGCGGCTCGCACCGCCGTACGCACAGGCTCCTCCGCGCTGGCTGGGGGTCGGCTCGACCGCTGTGTGTGGCGCACTGCTGGCGTGGGTCGTGGTGTCGGCTGGTGAGCCTTTCGTGCAGGCCCGGCTGGAGACCGCCAACACGGTCAGCACGACCACGACTGCGCAGCCGACGCAGCTGCCGGTGCAGCTCGACGGAACCCTGGCCTGGAGCCGTGAGGTTCCGGCGACCGGCGCCATCACCGGTACGGCGGGTGGAGTCGCGGAACTGCGATCGGACGGCGTGGTCATGTCCGACGCGGCCACGGGTCAGATCCGGTGGCGCTACGCGCGGGCCGACGTACAGGACGCCGCCTCCAGTGGCGCCAAGGGACTGGTGGTGTCCGCGGACGGGCGGACCATCGTCGCGCATCTGCCCCGCTCCGAGTACCGCGAACCCGCGGGCATCAAGCTGCCGACGTACGCCGTACTCAACGCTGTGAGCGGTGAGGTGCTGACCGAGGTCGACACCGACGGGACCGCGCTGGCGGTCGACTCGAACCAGCTGCTCGTGGCTGAAGGCAACTACGTGGTCGCACACGGCGTGAGCAGCCCGACGCACTGGCGCGCGCAGGTGCGGTGCCACGTGACGCAGGGCGAGCTGGTCGGCGACCAGGCAGTCGTCGTGGACGCCTGTGCCGGCAACAGCGCCGTCGTACGCGGTCTGGACATCAAGACCGGGGCACAGCGGTGGGAGGTCGACCTGGGCACGCGGATCGACCTGAGCGCGGAGCTGGACCCGTCGACGTGGGTCGGCGAGCTGGTCGCCGTACCTGACACCCGTGAGGTCTCCGGGCTGATCTGGACGGCCGCCGCCGGCGGCACGCTCTACCAGTGGTCCGTGGACATCGGCGAAGGCCACGTGATGTGGACAACCCCAGTGCCAGGCACACCACGGCCACGGCTCGGGTCCTCGTCCTGCGACGCACAGCTGGCCGCCACGCACGCGTCACTGGTGCTGATCACCTGCCGGACCGGAAACGAACCTGGACAGCCGCAGACGTACGACGTGTCGTCGTCGAGCCCTGCTGACGGGACACCGCAGTGGCATCACCTGCTGCAGGTGCCGCCGCGGCTGCAGCAACCGGAGTACCCGCGGAACGGGTTCGGACTGCTGCCGGACGGCCGCGTGGTCACACTGATGCCGCAGCCGAACGGCAGCTGCTCTCCCGTGATGATCGGCACCACTGGCATCCAGTCGCGACCGATCCTGCCCAGCCCGAACACGCAGTCGGTCGCCAAGTCCGAAGAAGTCACCTGCAACAAGCCGGCCGTCACGGTGGCCGCCGCTCGCCCGATCTTCTCCGACGGCACCCGGCTCTTCGCGCTCAACTAG
- the tuf gene encoding elongation factor Tu has protein sequence MAKSQFVRTKPHLNIGTMGHVDHGKTTLTAAITKVLAERDPSVNRFVAFDGIDRAPEEMQRGITINISHVEYETATRHYAHVDMPGHADYVKNMITGAAQVDAAILVVSAQDGAMPQTREHVLLARRVGVPYLVVALNKADIVDDPELLDLVELEVRELLTEYGFPGDDVPVVRVSGLKALEGDPQWTAAIGELLDAVDNYVPVPDRELGEPFLMPIENVLTISGRGTVVTGAVERGSLRLGDAVEVVGLGPTVTSTAIGMETFGKSLESADAGDNAAVLLRGVKRDEVRRGQVVALPGSVQPHRKFRANLHALSTAEGGRHTPFAADYRPQFYFRTTDVSGGIDLGEIALVMPGDTIELGVELEKPIAMNVGLGFAVREGGHTVAAGTVTELLD, from the coding sequence ATGGCCAAGAGCCAGTTCGTGCGGACCAAGCCGCACCTCAACATCGGGACGATGGGTCACGTCGACCACGGCAAGACCACGCTGACCGCCGCGATCACCAAGGTGCTCGCGGAGCGCGACCCGAGTGTCAACCGCTTCGTCGCCTTCGACGGCATCGACCGTGCGCCGGAAGAGATGCAGCGCGGGATCACGATCAACATCTCGCACGTCGAGTACGAGACCGCGACCCGGCACTACGCGCACGTGGACATGCCCGGGCACGCCGACTACGTGAAGAACATGATCACCGGCGCCGCCCAGGTGGACGCCGCGATCCTGGTCGTCTCCGCACAGGACGGCGCCATGCCGCAGACGCGGGAGCACGTGCTGCTCGCGCGCCGGGTGGGCGTGCCGTACCTGGTGGTCGCGCTGAACAAGGCGGACATCGTCGACGACCCGGAGCTGCTCGACCTGGTCGAGCTGGAGGTCCGTGAGCTCCTCACGGAGTACGGCTTCCCCGGCGACGACGTACCGGTCGTTCGCGTGTCCGGACTGAAGGCGCTGGAAGGCGACCCGCAGTGGACCGCCGCGATCGGTGAGCTGCTGGACGCGGTCGACAACTACGTGCCGGTGCCGGACCGTGAGCTGGGCGAGCCGTTCCTGATGCCGATCGAGAACGTGCTCACCATCAGCGGCCGCGGCACGGTGGTCACGGGTGCGGTCGAGCGCGGTTCGCTGAGGCTCGGCGACGCGGTCGAGGTCGTAGGTCTCGGCCCGACGGTCACCAGCACGGCGATCGGTATGGAGACGTTCGGCAAGTCGCTGGAGTCCGCGGACGCGGGCGACAACGCGGCAGTGTTGCTGCGTGGCGTGAAGCGCGACGAGGTCCGTCGCGGCCAGGTGGTGGCGTTGCCGGGCAGCGTGCAGCCGCACCGGAAGTTCCGGGCGAACCTGCACGCGCTGTCCACGGCCGAGGGCGGTCGGCACACGCCGTTCGCCGCGGACTACCGGCCGCAGTTCTACTTCCGGACCACGGACGTGTCCGGCGGGATCGACCTGGGTGAGATCGCCCTGGTGATGCCCGGCGACACGATCGAGCTCGGAGTGGAGCTGGAGAAGCCGATCGCCATGAACGTCGGCCTCGGCTTCGCCGTCCGCGAAGGCGGCCACACGGTCGCCGCCGGCACAGTGACCGAACTGCTCGACTGA
- a CDS encoding DUF4031 domain-containing protein gives MILIDPPAWPAWNRVWSHLVSDESYEELHTFAKAAGIPARGFDRDHYDVPSDRYDDLIAAGAVPVTSRELVQRLIAAGLRHRKRPPTG, from the coding sequence ATGATCCTGATCGATCCGCCCGCCTGGCCGGCCTGGAACCGTGTCTGGTCGCACCTGGTCAGTGACGAGTCCTACGAGGAGCTCCACACCTTCGCGAAGGCAGCCGGCATTCCGGCCCGCGGCTTCGACCGGGACCACTACGACGTACCCAGTGACCGCTACGACGACCTGATCGCCGCCGGCGCCGTACCCGTCACCAGCCGCGAGCTGGTGCAGCGGTTGATCGCCGCGGGGCTGCGGCACAGAAAACGGCCCCCGACCGGTTGA
- a CDS encoding copper homeostasis protein CutC, with amino-acid sequence MGSLLEIIALHPADAEAAQEGGADRLELCASMEADGLCPSVSTVSAIRRVTDLPLRVMLRLENSFTANGADLNRLTATAQSFLSAGADGFVLGFLTPDNQVDAESVSALVSTFAGTPWTFHRAVDAVLDQQAAWRALRTLPGLDCVLTAGSSIGVSHGLDDLCKLAKEDPAVAGVMMAGGGLQPEHVPWLYQSGVRRFHVGTSVRQDGSWTKAYVNSRFVRSWRNLLDAQDARE; translated from the coding sequence ATGGGTTCGTTGCTGGAGATCATCGCGCTGCATCCGGCGGATGCGGAGGCGGCACAGGAGGGTGGGGCGGACCGGCTGGAGCTGTGCGCCTCGATGGAGGCGGACGGGTTGTGCCCGTCGGTGTCGACCGTCAGTGCGATCCGGCGGGTCACCGACCTGCCGTTGCGGGTGATGCTGCGGCTGGAGAACTCGTTCACCGCGAACGGCGCCGACCTGAACCGGCTGACCGCGACAGCACAGTCGTTCCTGTCCGCAGGCGCGGACGGCTTCGTGCTCGGGTTCCTGACCCCGGACAACCAGGTGGACGCCGAGTCGGTGTCTGCGCTGGTCAGCACGTTCGCTGGTACGCCGTGGACGTTCCACCGCGCTGTGGACGCAGTACTCGACCAGCAAGCTGCCTGGCGTGCCCTGCGCACCCTGCCCGGTCTGGACTGCGTACTGACTGCTGGCTCGTCTATTGGTGTCAGCCACGGTCTGGACGACCTGTGCAAACTGGCCAAGGAGGACCCTGCGGTAGCCGGCGTGATGATGGCAGGTGGCGGTCTTCAGCCCGAACACGTGCCCTGGCTGTACCAGAGCGGCGTACGGCGTTTCCATGTCGGTACGTCGGTCCGCCAGGACGGCTCGTGGACGAAGGCGTACGTGAACTCCCGTTTCGTCCGCTCCTGGCGCAACCTGCTCGACGCCCAGGACGCGCGCGAATGA